The genome window CGGCATGTTACTTTACGTGATCAGCACCGTTTTCGTTTGCTATCTGAGCTTTAATCTCAGAAGAAATCAACTCACTCCTATTGTCTGGAACACACTATTCTGGATCATCATTCTGTTCACTGCGGTAAATGCAATCGCCAAAAGTTTCTCTCAGGAGCGCTATGGCCGGTTGCTTTATTATTACAGCCTTTGCAGTCCGCAGGCGATCATTATATCAAAAATAATTTACAATTCGCTGATAATGTTATTGTTATCAGGAATGGGGTTTGTATTTTATTCGTTTGTAATGGGCAATGCAATCGGTGATATGGGGCTTTTTATCCTGTGCCTTTTTTTGGCCGCCATCGGTTTTGCATCCGTGCTTACCCTTGTGGCAGGGATTGCCTCCAAAGCGGATAACAGCGCAACATTAATGGCTGTTCTGAGCTTCCCGATCATATTACCCATGCTCCTGATGACGATCAAGCTGGCCAAGAATGCCATGGATGGCTTGGACTGGTCGGTTAGCACGGACGAAATCAGCACACTGTTATCAATTGATCTCATAGTAATTACGCTTAGTTACCTGCTTTTTCCTTATCTGTGGAGAAGTTGATTTTGACTGGCGAGTAAGCATTAAAGTATAAGAGTAAAAATGAGAAAGACCTGGTGGAAAATCCTCTGCATAGTAATCATATTCTATGTCATTTTTATGGGTCTGATGGGCCCGGTCCCGCGCCTTGCCATCATCAATGAGAGCATTCGTAACACTTATTTCCACGTAGCGCTCTGGCTGGCCATGACCACGCTGCTTTTTGCGTCCATGATTTTTTCAATCCGTTATTTGAACAAAGGACGGATCGGTGATGACGACATTGCAAGCGAGCTGGCCAAGTCCGCCATATTCTTCGGAATTTTGGGCTGCCTGACAGGCTCGGTTTGGGCTAATTACACCTGGGGCGATCCCTGGCCGAATGACCCGAAACTGAATGGTGCGGCAGTTGGCATCCTGATCTATCTGGCTTATCTGCTGCTGAGAAGCTCTTTTGAAGACGAGCAGCGAAAAGCGCGCATTTCTTCGGTTTACAACATTTTTGCATTCGCTGTTTTTATTCCAATCATTTACATCCTGCCCCGGCTGACAGATTCTTTGCATCCGGGCAGCGGCGGAAACAGCACATTCGGCTCCTATGATTTCAACAGCGACATCCGGAAAGTTTTCTATCCTGCTATCATCGGTTACATTCTGCTGGGATTATGGCTGGCCGAACTTCGGATCCGGATCAAAGTGATCAACCGCGTCAGGGACGAAGCATTAATAACTTCTGACAAAATAGCCTGAACACGCACTAAGTTTGAACGATCACAAACATTTTAAATCAAATTTTCGTTAAGAATTTAGACCGTTACTCATATAATGAAAAAAGTCTCCCTCTTACTACTCACCTTATTTTTGATCTCAGGAAACTTGTTTGCACAAGCTGTTGATAAGGGCGTGCCTATGGCCGACAAACTCCGGGAAGACGGTAAGATCTGGGTTGTTGTAGCTGTGATTGCTGTGATTTTCGCAGGGATCGCGATCAATATGCTTCGGATAGATTCCAAAGTAAGCAAAATCGAAAAAGAATTAAATATCAAGTAAACTTTCATGAAAAAGATACAAATATTCGGTTTGATCATCATTGCTGTGGCTATTGGCATTATTGTCTCAACAGCCGGTGATGCGAGCACATATGTCGATTTTACAAA of Dyadobacter chenhuakuii contains these proteins:
- the ccsA gene encoding cytochrome c biogenesis protein CcsA, whose product is MRKTWWKILCIVIIFYVIFMGLMGPVPRLAIINESIRNTYFHVALWLAMTTLLFASMIFSIRYLNKGRIGDDDIASELAKSAIFFGILGCLTGSVWANYTWGDPWPNDPKLNGAAVGILIYLAYLLLRSSFEDEQRKARISSVYNIFAFAVFIPIIYILPRLTDSLHPGSGGNSTFGSYDFNSDIRKVFYPAIIGYILLGLWLAELRIRIKVINRVRDEALITSDKIA
- a CDS encoding CcmD family protein; amino-acid sequence: MKKVSLLLLTLFLISGNLFAQAVDKGVPMADKLREDGKIWVVVAVIAVIFAGIAINMLRIDSKVSKIEKELNIK
- a CDS encoding heme exporter protein CcmB, whose protein sequence is MSSGILNEIKTLIWKEVTLEWRQKYALSGMLLYVISTVFVCYLSFNLRRNQLTPIVWNTLFWIIILFTAVNAIAKSFSQERYGRLLYYYSLCSPQAIIISKIIYNSLIMLLLSGMGFVFYSFVMGNAIGDMGLFILCLFLAAIGFASVLTLVAGIASKADNSATLMAVLSFPIILPMLLMTIKLAKNAMDGLDWSVSTDEISTLLSIDLIVITLSYLLFPYLWRS